AGTCTATACAAAGGCTACCCTGTGGGGTACATCATTGCTTGGCGCAGTGCCAATATCAAACTGAAAGATGGTAGTTTTTCAGACGGTAAAAAAATCCTCATTGACGGCCAACAACGGATCACAGCTTTAACGGCCGCACTACTCGGCGATCGCGTCGTCGATAAAACCTATCAAAAAATCCGCATCAAAATCGCGTTTAATCCGGAAAAAGAACTGTTTGAAGTAAGCAATCCCGCTATAGAGCGCAACAGTTTATGGATTGCGGACATTGCTCCTTTAATGAGTGGTGAAGAAAAAATACATAAAGTCGTACGTGCCTATTTAGATAAAAATCCAGACGTTAATGAAGACCAACTGTTTGATCGTCTCGAACAATTAACCGATATCGCAAAAAAACAAATTGGGATGATTGAGCTGGCGCCTGATTTGGATATAGAAACCGTTACCGAAATCTTTATTCGCATTAACTCCGCGGGTGTAGTCCTCAGCCAAGCCGATTTCGCAATGTCTAAAATAGCCGCAAATGAAGCACTTGATGGTCACAACCTGCGCAAAGGGATTGATTACTTTTGCCACTTAGCGATAGCGCCTGAGTTTTTAAGCCATATTGAGCAAAATGATAGCGCTTTTACCTCAACGGATTACTTCAAGAGCATTAAATGGTTGGGTAAAGAAAACGATGATTTGTATGATCCCAGCTATAACGATTTGCTACGGGTTGCGCTGTTAAGTGAGTTTAAGCGAGGTAAGTTTTCTGATCTGGTGAGCCTGTTATCAGGGCGTAATTTTGAACAACGTACCTACGAACGGTCCATCGAAGAAGATTCGTTTGCAAAACTTGCCGAAGGCGTGAAAACCTTTAGCAATGAAACAAACTTTAAACGGTTTATTATGATCATTCGTTCGGCAGGCTTTATTGATAAAAGCCTGATCCGATCACGTGGCGCACTGAACTTTGCCTATGCCCTATACTTAATTCTCAAACGCCAATACGGCAACACGCCCCAGCTTGAGGGCTGGGTAAAGCGCTGGTTTGTCATGTCCATGTTGACCGGGCGCTATTCCAGTTCGCCAGAATCACAGTTTGACTATGACATAAAACAAATTGCCGAAAAACCCTTTGAAGACATTCTACAAGATGTTGAGGCATCCGAGTTATCCGATGCCTTTTGGGATCTAGGGCTGGTGCAAAACTTAACAACCAGCTCTATCAATATTCCAGCGTTTAAAGTGTTTTTAGCCGCGCAAGTGTATCTTGGCTACAAAGGATTTTTATCTCGTGATATAACGGTAAAAAGTATGCTGGAAACCCGCGGCGACATTCACCACGTATTCCCCAAAGCGTTTTTGAAGAAAAAAGGCCTTACCATTGGGCGCTACAACCAAATAGCCAATCTTGTTTATTTACAGCAAGACATCAATATCGCCATTAGTGACAAACAGCCCGCGGAGTATATGCAAACGGTTTTTGAGCAATGCCAAACAGGTGATATGGTGTATGGCAGTATCGTAAACCAAGCCGACTTAGAGGCCAACCTCGCGCAAAATGCGCTACCCATAGACCCATCCGCCTACGCGTTTGAAAACTACGATAACTTTTTAACAGCCCGACGCCAGCACATGGCCAAACTGATGAAGGATTACTATCAGCGGTTATCTGGTTAACTTTTGAGTATATGAACGGATATTTAAGAACTGGGTAATCAGCACCACTATAATGGGTGTCATTGTGTAAACATCCTTTTAAATTTAAGAAAACGGAAACAATTGTTCAATGGCCATTAAAAAAACCGAGCTTTATTCTTCACTTTGGGCGAGCGCCGATAGCTTACGCGGCGGCATGGATGCCAGTCAGTACAAGGATTATGTGTTGACCTTGCTGTTTATGAAATACGTGTCCGACAAATACAAGGGTGACCCCTATGGCATGATTGATGTGCCGGAAGGTGCCAGCTTTGACGACATGGTGCGGCTTAGAGGCGATAAAGAAATCGGTGATAAGCTGAATAAAATCATTGGCGCATTAGCCGAAGCCAATGATCTTAAAGGCGTGATTGACGTGGCCGACTTCAACGATGAAGAAAAGCTCGGCAAAGGCAAGGATATGGTCGATCGTTTAAGCGATCTCGTCGGGATCTTTGGCAAGTTGGATTTATCCTCCAATCGTGCCGATGGTGATGATTTGTTGGGCGATGCTTACGAATACCTAATGCGCCACTTTGCAACCGAATCCGGTAAATCAAAAGGTCAATTTTACACCCCTTCGGAAGTGTCGCGTATTTTGGCAAAAGTGGTCGGAATCAATCAAGATACCTCACAAGATGCCACGGTGTACGACCCGACTTGCGGTTCGGGTTCGTTGTTGTTAAAAGTGAACGACGAAGCGCCGCGCGGCTTAACCATTTACGGTCAAGAAATGGATAACGCCACCAGCGCCTTGGCGCGCATGAATATGATTCTGCAAAACAACGCCACCGCCAAAATCTGGAAGGGCAACACACTCGCCGACCCGCAATGGAAAGACGGCAATGGTCAACTTAAAACCTTTGATTTTGCTGTGGCCAATCCGCCGTTCTCCAGTAAAAACTGGACCAGCGGTTTAAATCTGACCGATGACGAGTTTGCACGCTTTACTTGGGGCACGCCACCGGAAAAAAATGGCGACTATGCGTTTTTACTGCATATCCTCAAATCATTAAAAAGCAGCGGTAAAGCGGCGGTGATTTTACCGCACGGCGTGTTATTCCGCGGCAATGCCGAAGCGCGTATTCGCGAAAACCTGATTAAACAAGGCTACATCAAAGGCATTATCGGCTTGCCCGCTAACCTGTTTTACGGCACCGGTATTCCGGCGTGTATTATTGTGATCGACAAACAACACGCTAACGCCCGCACTGGCATTTTTATGATCGATGCCAGCAAAGGCTTTATCAAAGACGGCAACAAAAACCGTCTGCGTTCGCAGGACATTCACAAAGTGGTCGATGTGTTTAATAAACAAATCGAACTGCCACGTTACAGCCGCATGGTTAACTTGGCCGAAGTGGCGGGCAATGACTACAACCTCAATATTCCGCGTTATATCGATTCATCCGAACCGGAGGATCTGCACGATTTAACCGCCCATTTACAAGGCGGCATCCCCAATGCTGACATTGATGCGTTGGGTGAATACTGGCAAGTGTTTCCAACCATCCGCCAAAGTTTGTTTCAACCCACCAGGCCTGGTTACAGCGAAGGTTTGGTCGAGGCGAATCAAGTCAAACCCACCATTCTGGCGCATCCCGAATTTATTGCCTTTGCGGACAAAAGTCTGTTGCCGTTTAAAAACTGGGCAGACAGCGCACCGCTAAGCCAAATACAAATCGGTGACAGCCCAAAAACCCTAATTTTTGAACTTTCCGAAAACTTGCTGAATGCCTATGCCGACAGCCCACTGCTCAGCAAATACGACATTTATCAAATTCTGATGGACTACTGGGCGGACGTGATGCAAGACGATGTGTACGTGCTGGTGCAAGATGGCTGGGCGGCGGGCAATCGGTTGCGTGAATTAGTGGTCGCCAAAGGCGAAAAACTTAAAGAAACGCCCGATTTAATGATCGGCAAAGCCAAATACAAAGCCGAACTGATACCACCAGGCCTGGTGGTGGCGCGTTACTTTGCCGAGCAACAAGCGCAAATCGAACAACAGCAAACCGAACTCGATGCGATCAGTCAGCAACTCGAAACGCTGACTGAAGAACACAGCGGCGAAGAGGGACTATTAAACGACGCGATGAACGACAAGGACAAAGTCACCAAAGCCAGCGTCACCGCACGGTTAA
This Thiomicrospira cyclica ALM1 DNA region includes the following protein-coding sequences:
- a CDS encoding GmrSD restriction endonuclease domain-containing protein, producing the protein MAVQSQKYSVNQYLIETLLSWVKSGEIAIPEIQRPFVWEAAKVRDLMDSLYKGYPVGYIIAWRSANIKLKDGSFSDGKKILIDGQQRITALTAALLGDRVVDKTYQKIRIKIAFNPEKELFEVSNPAIERNSLWIADIAPLMSGEEKIHKVVRAYLDKNPDVNEDQLFDRLEQLTDIAKKQIGMIELAPDLDIETVTEIFIRINSAGVVLSQADFAMSKIAANEALDGHNLRKGIDYFCHLAIAPEFLSHIEQNDSAFTSTDYFKSIKWLGKENDDLYDPSYNDLLRVALLSEFKRGKFSDLVSLLSGRNFEQRTYERSIEEDSFAKLAEGVKTFSNETNFKRFIMIIRSAGFIDKSLIRSRGALNFAYALYLILKRQYGNTPQLEGWVKRWFVMSMLTGRYSSSPESQFDYDIKQIAEKPFEDILQDVEASELSDAFWDLGLVQNLTTSSINIPAFKVFLAAQVYLGYKGFLSRDITVKSMLETRGDIHHVFPKAFLKKKGLTIGRYNQIANLVYLQQDINIAISDKQPAEYMQTVFEQCQTGDMVYGSIVNQADLEANLAQNALPIDPSAYAFENYDNFLTARRQHMAKLMKDYYQRLSG
- a CDS encoding type I restriction-modification system subunit M is translated as MAIKKTELYSSLWASADSLRGGMDASQYKDYVLTLLFMKYVSDKYKGDPYGMIDVPEGASFDDMVRLRGDKEIGDKLNKIIGALAEANDLKGVIDVADFNDEEKLGKGKDMVDRLSDLVGIFGKLDLSSNRADGDDLLGDAYEYLMRHFATESGKSKGQFYTPSEVSRILAKVVGINQDTSQDATVYDPTCGSGSLLLKVNDEAPRGLTIYGQEMDNATSALARMNMILQNNATAKIWKGNTLADPQWKDGNGQLKTFDFAVANPPFSSKNWTSGLNLTDDEFARFTWGTPPEKNGDYAFLLHILKSLKSSGKAAVILPHGVLFRGNAEARIRENLIKQGYIKGIIGLPANLFYGTGIPACIIVIDKQHANARTGIFMIDASKGFIKDGNKNRLRSQDIHKVVDVFNKQIELPRYSRMVNLAEVAGNDYNLNIPRYIDSSEPEDLHDLTAHLQGGIPNADIDALGEYWQVFPTIRQSLFQPTRPGYSEGLVEANQVKPTILAHPEFIAFADKSLLPFKNWADSAPLSQIQIGDSPKTLIFELSENLLNAYADSPLLSKYDIYQILMDYWADVMQDDVYVLVQDGWAAGNRLRELVVAKGEKLKETPDLMIGKAKYKAELIPPGLVVARYFAEQQAQIEQQQTELDAISQQLETLTEEHSGEEGLLNDAMNDKDKVTKASVTARLKHASDAEEIALLKQASRLYEDEAKAKKTLKDSQETLDKAVLAHYAGLLEAEIKQLVIQDKWLATLESNIIAEIERVTQQLANRVKELEERYAEPLPQIENNVNALSAKVAEHLKAMGLEV